The nucleotide sequence TATTGTATTTACGAACCGCGTTAAAAAAGCACAATTTACGAAGATTCTGAGAGAAAACAGGTATGCGGTAGTTGTTATTACGCTCGAGGAAATTATTGAACTCGGTGTACGCTGCATTTGCGAACCAAAACTATATATAGACAAGGTATTAAGAATAAATTGTacaataacaaaaattaatcgaataaaattaggCAGTACACTTTAGTCGCGTCTCAGTACTGTATATCCAAGACGAAAAGAGAAAATGATTAGCGTATTATTCATGTCCCTCGTACATACGTGTAAGTTACAAATGGAAAAAAAAGCGAATTGCTGAGTGACAAAATACACCATAacagaaacattttattttatcgttCTTGATCACTCTTGTATACCTCATTAATCCTACTATGTCCTCATTATACGTCAAAGATTGTTTTCGAACATCCTAACAGTTTACCTGCAAGTGATTGTTGCATTGATTTTTTAAGAATCTACTATATAGTAATTCCTAATTAAGGATTTATCAACCAATCTTTTAGTAGTAACATCAAgtaataattacagtaataacTTACAtcgtaaatttaatttattttaagatTATTATATGGAGCAAAATTTTCAAACTGTTTTTGATGTAAGACAATCGTTGACAATCCTATTTTTCAAGAATTCTGCAGGTAaagtaataatatgtatatatatacattcttTCATACAAGTTATGCATCTATGATTTATTTGAAAGTTTTCTGATTTATAAAATGTAGTAACTAATCTTATTTATGACTTATGCATGGATCTACTCTCACGTAAACCATCAATGTCttcttataattatttacaCTCACTATTAATGTGATTTTCTTTTCTTAGAGTCATATTTTCTTGAAATAACTGGAGACATTGGCTATAAAACAATACAATAAAAGATTGtactatttttctttaatattaattttaatttttatattaaattacttACCTTTTCATTGTCTAAACGAAAATGTTTCTTTCTTTTCACCAACTTTTTATCTTCCTTACTGTTGATTACTTGCATATTTTTGAACAACATATCATATTCTGTATCACTATTTACAGATGTTTGTTCATTCTTTTCATTTTCATGGTTTGTACTATTTCTCTCGCTACATATTTGTTCAACATTTTTAGTCATCGAAGTACCTTCTGGCAATGAAAAATCTGAACGCAACAACATACATGACATccttgaagttaaataaatctaaaatacagtataaaaataaattcataaatgtaaatcattctataaattgaatatctaattatttaaattaaattttagaGTAATTTaccttttttaataatttcttcgtaTTCATATGATGTATTCGTAAATACCTATCTAAACTAACACTAACAAGATAAGGTTCTGTTGTACTGCAAGCTATACCAGTTACAGCACCAACAGATCCTTTGTATGTATTCAATACTTTAGCTGGTTTTCTCAAATCTACGAGATTCATTTTACCTTTACCAGATCCTACTATAATTTGTCTGCAATAAAAAAgacattattacaaaattaccaGTCCTCCTTTATGAGTACTACATGAATacaaattattacaatataagtttcattttcattttaaatTAATCAATATCCCTTAATCGAGAAAGTGAATTTATCCTAATGATCTGTTTTTATGATTCACAGTCTTGTCATATACTATACATACTTTTCTCTCGATGTAACAGCTAAAGTTGTGAACGCTTCATCTTTGACTTCCAAATTTATAACAGGTCTTTTCTGTGATTTTGGGTCATATAATTGTACCTTCAATGAATCAATTAAATCTTTATAAGTTGAAatgtaacaataaaaatattttataaatactaAATTTCATACATGTCCATATTTGCCAACTGTGACGACTTGCTCTGTGCCAGGAAGGTATTCAATATCAGAAATCCAAATACCCACTGGCAAATTTAACCAATCATTGGGTAGACGTTTTGCTGTGAATACTTTCTCTTGTCTATTTAaatcgaataattttaatatattctcGTTGCCACCAGTagctattatatttttatttattttggagTGACGCATTCTCTCTAAATTTTTACCAGCATTTATTATAACTCCATCTTCGTCATCGAATCGCCATAGCTTTACTTCTCCAGACTCGACTGCAGTCAGAATAGCTCTACAGTATTCATTGCATAAATGTCAAAATTTACTATCAAAAATTTTATGGAAGAGACATTGtacttttaaaaaagttattgcttaCTCATCGTATCTTGATATGCCATTTATTTTTCCTGTACCAACAttacagaaaaatgaacaagtaaatgTTGAACATTCGGTATCATAGACCTTTACGCTGTAAAACAAAAAGATTTAAGATACTTATTGATATGGTCAAAAAGCTTAATGACTATTTAATtgataaattacttattatatataaccTCCTAATTTCTTTCGTCCCACAGGCAATCAAAATTTCTTTTTCAACATCATCACCCCATGAGATTGTTGTGACACTGTCATTGTGTGTTATAGATACTAAATTTTGTATGTTTTGCATTACACATTGttctttgtttatttgtacaccTGTAAACAAGGGATTAAAGATCAGTTAAAAGCTTCTGTAATCAGTTCTTTCTTTCGTTAGTGgtaaatgaattttttaagaTAAAACTTAATAATATCTATCATAATTATATGAAGAATACCTTTGAAAACGCCTGATTTGCCACCTACATAAATATCATAGTTGTCTTTCGAATACATTTTCGAAAAATACAGATGAtttaataatacaatttaaaATCGATGTAAAGTTAACCATGTGGTTGCTCAACACTATTTACTACAATGAAGTTTACGTTTCGTACACGAGCTGTGAACGAACAATCGATAAATCGATAAATCTAAAATTTTAATTCATGTAATTACGTATGCGTACATATTAATAAATGATTGATTGATATTTCAACAAAAAAATCAGATTTTATGGAAATGCTATTTTGAATATTCAATATCAAGTTTGATTAAATTTTGTAATGAATAACTCCTCTTGATCATCTCCCGTTTTCTTTCTAAAGCAACTGCGTGAAGATGCATATACACACATGCGCAGTAGAGTGGTGGGGTTAGAAACGTTCTTGAATTGGGAGAAGAAAAAGCTTCTGAACTGGGAGATGACTATTGTAAGTGTACATACATTCATATTGACATTCTAAATAAAAACATTctaaattctttattattttatttgtgttTCGTACAATTGATAGTGAAATTATATTTTCTCTAGATTATTTGAAGAAGGATCATGTACAAAGATATACCGAAAAATGAGAATTGTACATTAATACAAGctattaattcaattatttctaTGGATGATACAGTACTCGAGAATATTGAAATAGAACAGGAAAATATTGAAACATCTATTAGCCCTAATATACATGAATGGAGTGCTTATGATGTATTTGAAATGAATAAGGAATCTGAAAGATTACCACCTGCCGACAATAATGATTCCAAAACAAGCATTCAGGAGAAAAGTATTTTAAACACCTCTTGTACGGTTACTAATGAAGCTAATC is from Megalopta genalis isolate 19385.01 chromosome 4, iyMegGena1_principal, whole genome shotgun sequence and encodes:
- the l(2)k09848 gene encoding WD repeat domain 74 lethal (2) k09848, producing the protein MYSKDNYDIYVGGKSGVFKGVQINKEQCVMQNIQNLVSITHNDSVTTISWGDDVEKEILIACGTKEIRSVKVYDTECSTFTCSFFCNVGTGKINGISRYDEAILTAVESGEVKLWRFDDEDGVIINAGKNLERMRHSKINKNIIATGGNENILKLFDLNRQEKVFTAKRLPNDWLNLPVGIWISDIEYLPGTEQVVTVGKYGHVQLYDPKSQKRPVINLEVKDEAFTTLAVTSREKQIIVGSGKGKMNLVDLRKPAKVLNTYKGSVGAVTGIACSTTEPYLVSVSLDRYLRIHHMNTKKLLKKIYLTSRMSCMLLRSDFSLPEGTSMTKNVEQICSERNSTNHENEKNEQTSVNSDTEYDMLFKNMQVINSKEDKKLVKRKKHFRLDNEKPMSPVISRKYDSKKRKSH